A portion of the Leptospira terpstrae serovar Hualin str. LT 11-33 = ATCC 700639 genome contains these proteins:
- a CDS encoding AraC family transcriptional regulator has translation MKQFLIWEDFATYRGDAFSTKRHSHFFIQISLPDSGKVELKTSDGVWKTYNAVCIPSGVSHEMRGEVGNLTLLYLDPLTTGYYLFYNRSLAADHSAFEVGDVFTETVKKQIRETLNSSNTKVRNQLLEMISKNFDKPTNRKLDARIQKSIEDVELEDFSLTQLAKQASLSVERFRHLFRQETGVPFSAYKLWLKTKKAVDYLAIHSHLMNAAYEGGFADQSHFTRIFRRSFGVGPSDFTKKKEPFQAIFFSK, from the coding sequence ATGAAACAATTTTTGATTTGGGAAGATTTTGCGACTTACCGCGGTGATGCATTTTCTACCAAACGACATAGTCATTTTTTTATTCAGATTAGTTTACCAGATTCAGGTAAAGTTGAACTAAAAACTTCAGATGGTGTATGGAAGACTTACAATGCAGTTTGTATTCCTTCTGGAGTGAGTCACGAAATGAGAGGAGAAGTCGGAAATCTTACTCTTCTTTATTTGGATCCACTAACAACAGGCTACTATCTTTTTTACAATAGAAGTTTAGCTGCAGATCATTCAGCCTTTGAAGTAGGTGATGTATTTACCGAAACTGTGAAAAAACAAATTAGGGAGACTTTAAATTCATCTAATACTAAGGTACGAAATCAACTCCTCGAAATGATAAGTAAAAATTTTGATAAGCCAACAAATCGAAAATTGGATGCGCGAATTCAAAAAAGTATTGAAGATGTTGAACTTGAAGATTTTTCACTCACTCAGTTAGCAAAACAAGCGTCCTTATCGGTAGAGCGCTTCCGCCATCTATTCCGACAGGAAACAGGCGTACCATTTTCTGCTTATAAGCTTTGGTTAAAAACTAAAAAGGCAGTCGATTATTTGGCAATTCATTCTCATCTAATGAATGCTGCTTATGAAGGTGGGTTTGCTGATCAGTCTCACTTTACACGTATTTTTCGGCGCTCCTTCGGTGTTGGTCCTTCTGATTTTACAAAAAAGAAAGAACCTTTTCAGGCAATTTTCTTTTCGAAGTAG
- a CDS encoding methyl-accepting chemotaxis protein encodes MKFNKPTHYIVLSILVVSTQVAALLYSILGNATPSWIQIILQSIGLLISLFAIILVIMQITEYKRQFSIIKTTLTNAIKGNLSIDASVKSKLKKSNQVDSILLSLFELLHIFQDIITLLKDATAGLSASVDNAKLADDSFHSSLIRQKDYSQNLDLTVRKMTDNMTNIENASTNNYSTLIRVSESIKILSEHINESEKNSNLSKRLTFGISDKIQKGNKAMEEMGKVIENIAISSGKIEGMVIVIKEISERVNLLALNASIEAARAGEYGSGFAVVAQEVSKLATQTSNSIKEIDNNVKRNKEEVTLNRQKISETNQLYKEIIGEVKQIFEKIDFISESATNQIDIKEKLIYESEQLSQMLAEIKENIADQNNSQKLISDVAQAMDSSVKATFSEGENLSKLLENIKSTTDDIGGVILLFK; translated from the coding sequence ATGAAATTTAACAAACCAACTCATTACATAGTCTTATCGATTTTAGTAGTTTCAACACAAGTTGCTGCACTTCTATATTCAATATTGGGAAACGCGACACCAAGTTGGATTCAGATAATCCTACAATCGATAGGACTTCTTATTTCTCTATTTGCCATAATCTTAGTGATAATGCAAATCACTGAATATAAAAGACAATTCTCAATTATCAAAACCACTCTAACGAATGCGATTAAAGGAAATTTGAGTATTGATGCTTCTGTGAAATCAAAACTTAAAAAAAGTAATCAGGTAGATTCAATCCTACTTTCTCTATTTGAATTATTACATATTTTTCAAGATATCATTACCCTATTAAAAGATGCTACTGCTGGTTTATCTGCATCAGTTGATAATGCAAAACTTGCTGATGATTCTTTTCATTCGAGTTTAATCAGACAAAAAGATTACTCTCAAAATTTAGATTTAACTGTCCGTAAAATGACGGACAACATGACAAACATTGAAAATGCCTCTACAAATAACTATTCAACACTGATTAGAGTTTCAGAAAGTATTAAAATACTTTCTGAGCATATCAATGAATCAGAAAAAAATAGTAACCTTTCCAAAAGGTTGACCTTTGGCATTTCGGACAAAATCCAAAAAGGAAATAAAGCAATGGAGGAAATGGGAAAGGTAATAGAAAACATTGCAATCAGTTCTGGAAAAATTGAAGGAATGGTCATCGTCATTAAAGAAATCTCCGAACGAGTAAACCTATTAGCTTTAAATGCTTCCATAGAGGCAGCAAGAGCCGGTGAATACGGAAGTGGATTTGCTGTTGTGGCACAAGAAGTATCCAAACTTGCAACTCAAACTTCAAATAGCATCAAAGAAATTGATAATAACGTTAAACGTAACAAAGAAGAAGTAACTCTTAACCGCCAAAAGATCAGTGAAACGAACCAGTTGTACAAGGAAATCATTGGCGAAGTAAAACAAATTTTTGAAAAAATCGATTTCATTTCGGAATCTGCGACAAATCAAATTGATATTAAAGAGAAACTCATATACGAATCCGAGCAACTCTCACAAATGTTAGCAGAGATTAAAGAAAATATTGCTGACCAAAATAACTCACAAAAATTAATTTCCGATGTTGCACAAGCAATGGACTCAAGTGTAAAGGCAACTTTTTCGGAAGGAGAAAATTTATCTAAGTTGTTAGAGAATATAAAATCTACAACTGATGATATCGGTGGCGTTATTTTATTATTTAAGTAA
- a CDS encoding ATP-binding protein, with protein sequence MDKDESKKESKSISKIKAQLDFQYIFESLAELYMILDLNLNIIDISNAYADATLIKRENVIGKNIFDIFPDNPDDENADGVKQLKFSLMQVLNYKVASTMTMQKYDIPKSDGSGFEVRYWSPRNTPVLDKEGNLLCIIHRAEDVTEFAYLKQQKLVQSDITEDMQDRIAKMEFEVFTRAKEVIEKNEALLNSEQNLSITLSSIGDAVLTTDEHGIVNRLNPVAEDLTGWKEKDAMSRNVNEILHLIHAQTGLPKEIPIFEVLSTGKPKGNHQDLMIIHRDGRQINISNNCAPIRNRSGQIIGSILVFRDISEEVAAKTILEKAKENAELANKAKDSFLATMSHEIRTPLSGLIGMLELLSKTVLSTQQKNMVKNALESGNSLLRILSDILDWSKIEEGKLELSLQPTSISRLLSEVVTTYSHIASSKGLILTSTIDENISNAHLMDPLRLSQVLNNFVSNGIKFTSNGKITVSAELVKNLTHAQQIRFSVNDTGIGLSKKDQSRLFQSYTQATADTARLYGGTGLGLAICRRLADLMDGVITIDSTPSVGSTFSITLSLPCIDIDINSLNTLTVEEDSIEPFLTPISNTPRILVVDDHSVNLELLIRQIELFGIQVDGAEDGEKALKLWLENKYDLIITDCHMPIKDGYTLTKEIRNLENNNYKKRIPIIAYTANVLSDENEHCLSVGMDEILIKPARLTVLQKTLLKWIPTLLNPIQNEYSDIYVSSTSPIDIKDLSNIVADKSEQIAILKKFKRHHKNDLEKLIEELSKMNLTEAAHLAHRLKGSSKVAGARDLVNGYLKIESFIKDNDVDSALREIETMKEDVLSMESFIEIL encoded by the coding sequence ATGGATAAAGATGAGTCAAAAAAGGAATCAAAATCTATTAGCAAAATAAAGGCGCAATTAGATTTTCAATACATTTTCGAATCTCTTGCAGAACTTTATATGATCCTAGATTTAAACCTGAACATCATAGACATAAGTAATGCCTATGCAGATGCCACTCTTATCAAAAGAGAAAATGTAATTGGAAAAAACATTTTTGATATATTCCCAGATAATCCAGATGATGAAAATGCTGATGGTGTAAAACAACTTAAGTTTTCATTGATGCAAGTGCTTAATTACAAAGTTGCGAGCACTATGACAATGCAAAAGTATGATATTCCAAAATCTGATGGAAGTGGGTTCGAAGTAAGGTATTGGAGTCCAAGAAACACACCTGTATTAGATAAAGAGGGAAACCTACTCTGCATTATCCATCGAGCAGAGGATGTAACAGAGTTTGCTTATTTGAAACAACAGAAATTAGTACAATCCGATATTACGGAAGATATGCAAGACCGAATTGCAAAGATGGAATTTGAAGTATTTACTCGTGCAAAAGAAGTTATTGAAAAAAATGAAGCCTTATTAAATAGCGAACAGAATCTATCTATCACCTTAAGCTCGATTGGCGACGCAGTACTTACAACAGATGAACATGGAATTGTAAATCGGCTAAACCCTGTTGCCGAAGATTTGACAGGATGGAAAGAAAAGGACGCTATGAGCCGTAATGTAAATGAAATTTTGCATTTGATTCATGCACAAACTGGATTACCCAAAGAAATTCCAATATTTGAAGTACTTTCTACAGGAAAACCAAAAGGGAATCACCAGGATTTAATGATAATCCATCGCGATGGCAGACAAATCAATATTTCAAACAACTGCGCACCTATTCGTAACAGATCGGGTCAAATCATCGGATCCATTTTAGTGTTTCGTGATATTTCAGAAGAAGTAGCAGCAAAAACTATTTTAGAGAAAGCAAAGGAGAATGCAGAATTAGCAAATAAAGCAAAGGATTCTTTTTTAGCTACCATGAGTCACGAGATTCGTACTCCACTTAGTGGCCTCATTGGGATGTTAGAATTACTTTCCAAAACTGTGCTAAGCACCCAACAAAAGAATATGGTCAAAAATGCGTTGGAATCTGGAAATAGTTTACTCCGCATTTTAAGTGATATTCTGGATTGGTCAAAAATAGAAGAAGGAAAATTAGAATTATCTCTCCAGCCAACATCCATTAGTCGACTACTTTCCGAAGTAGTGACAACTTATTCCCATATTGCAAGTTCTAAAGGTTTAATTTTAACTTCGACAATTGATGAAAATATTTCAAATGCACACTTAATGGATCCTCTTAGGCTTTCGCAAGTTTTGAATAATTTTGTTAGTAATGGAATCAAATTTACTTCAAATGGGAAAATTACAGTTTCTGCCGAGTTGGTAAAAAATCTCACTCATGCGCAACAAATACGATTTTCCGTCAATGATACAGGGATTGGTCTAAGTAAAAAAGACCAATCAAGATTGTTTCAATCATATACTCAAGCTACTGCTGATACTGCAAGATTGTATGGTGGAACAGGGCTTGGGCTTGCCATCTGCAGGCGTTTAGCAGATTTAATGGATGGAGTGATCACAATTGATAGTACACCAAGTGTTGGCTCAACATTTAGTATTACACTTTCTCTACCTTGTATAGATATTGATATTAATTCATTAAACACACTCACTGTTGAAGAAGATTCTATTGAACCTTTTTTAACTCCAATATCTAATACCCCGCGAATTTTGGTCGTGGATGATCATTCAGTAAACTTAGAATTATTGATTCGCCAAATTGAATTGTTCGGTATTCAAGTAGATGGAGCAGAAGACGGTGAAAAAGCACTTAAGTTATGGTTGGAAAATAAATACGATCTAATAATTACAGACTGTCATATGCCAATTAAAGATGGTTATACACTGACAAAAGAAATTAGGAATTTAGAAAACAATAATTATAAAAAAAGAATTCCAATCATCGCATATACCGCTAATGTTTTGAGCGATGAAAACGAACATTGTCTTTCTGTAGGGATGGATGAAATATTAATCAAACCAGCACGTTTGACTGTACTTCAAAAAACTCTCCTCAAATGGATACCCACTTTATTAAATCCAATTCAAAATGAGTACTCAGATATTTACGTTAGCTCCACATCACCAATCGACATAAAAGATCTCTCTAACATAGTAGCCGACAAATCAGAACAAATCGCAATTTTAAAAAAATTCAAACGACATCACAAAAATGATTTAGAAAAACTCATTGAAGAATTATCAAAAATGAATTTAACGGAAGCTGCACATCTTGCTCACAGGTTAAAAGGATCAAGCAAAGTAGCTGGCGCAAGAGATCTAGTAAATGGATATTTAAAAATTGAATCCTTTATAAAAGATAACGATGTAGATAGTGCATTAAGAGAAATTGAGACAATGAAAGAAGATGTTCTGAGTATGGAATCCTTCATTGAAATCCTATGA
- a CDS encoding AMP-dependent synthetase/ligase, with translation MSSKITAKNLAELFYDSAKKFEDQPAFGTKNNVRQFTMMSFREVYETGVRLATGLIDLGLKAHDHVAVLSENRIEWIITNYGIILCGAADVPRGTDVTDGDIRYILPHSDAKMVFVENEVTLGKIEKNISELKNITHIIVMDSDINASNEADHKNGKIQFHPSSQSFPKVISMIDLIAKGKTLIESGDRRVEERVTAIQPEDLFTIIYTSGTTGEPKGVMLTHANMISQLKNIPINIGPSDRFLSILPVWHSFERVFQMGTIAMGATQYYTNVRNIREDLMIVKPTFMASAPRLWESLYQGMQSKIQTSSLIKKVLFKLAYGCALKIQRSIQFLKGNRLDLYGRNLFQSISFALLSLVSIIVLFLPYLFLDLIVLKKLRLATGGKLRGSVSGGGSLPFHIDEFFNTIKIPVFEGYGLTETSPGLAFRTPKHFVVGSVGRMFPDTEILLKDFETGDVIYPPKKGIKGEIYVRGPQIMKGYYKRPEATAKVLTYDGWLNTGDLGIMTFNDTLKIVGRTKETIVLLNGENIEPVPIENKLIQSQLIDQVMVVGQDQKYLGALILPSLDKFSNYGSTYEQLAINNVVQEKIEQEVKNLIRIENGFKSFEKIVEVRLLPKSFEVGDELSAKLSVKRHVVAAKYESLINSMYDGKSQLKVLIKK, from the coding sequence ATGAGTTCTAAAATCACAGCAAAAAATCTAGCGGAGTTATTTTATGATAGTGCCAAAAAGTTTGAAGATCAACCTGCTTTTGGTACCAAAAACAACGTAAGACAATTCACTATGATGAGTTTTCGTGAAGTATATGAAACCGGAGTCAGACTAGCTACCGGCCTAATTGATTTGGGTTTGAAAGCACATGATCATGTAGCTGTTTTGTCAGAAAATCGTATAGAGTGGATCATCACTAATTACGGTATCATACTTTGCGGAGCAGCTGATGTTCCTCGTGGAACAGATGTTACCGATGGAGATATACGGTATATTCTCCCACACTCGGATGCAAAGATGGTCTTCGTAGAAAACGAAGTGACACTCGGAAAAATTGAAAAAAATATTTCCGAATTAAAAAATATAACTCATATTATTGTTATGGATAGCGATATTAATGCTTCAAACGAAGCAGACCATAAAAATGGTAAGATACAATTCCATCCTAGTTCTCAATCATTTCCAAAAGTAATAAGTATGATTGATCTTATTGCAAAAGGAAAAACCTTAATAGAGTCAGGTGACCGAAGGGTAGAAGAAAGAGTTACCGCAATACAACCTGAAGACTTATTTACGATTATATATACTTCTGGTACCACAGGGGAACCTAAGGGAGTAATGTTAACTCATGCAAACATGATATCGCAGTTAAAGAATATACCAATTAATATCGGGCCGAGTGATCGATTTCTATCCATTCTTCCTGTGTGGCATAGTTTCGAAAGAGTTTTCCAAATGGGAACAATTGCAATGGGAGCTACACAATATTATACTAATGTAAGAAATATCCGGGAAGACTTAATGATTGTGAAACCTACTTTCATGGCCTCAGCACCAAGGCTATGGGAGAGCCTCTATCAGGGTATGCAATCGAAAATACAAACAAGCTCTTTGATTAAGAAAGTACTATTCAAGTTAGCATATGGATGTGCGCTCAAGATACAAAGATCGATACAATTTTTAAAAGGAAATCGCTTAGATCTTTATGGAAGAAATTTATTCCAATCTATCTCGTTCGCTTTGCTTTCGTTAGTTTCCATTATTGTTTTGTTCCTTCCTTATCTTTTTCTTGATTTGATAGTATTAAAAAAACTTAGGCTAGCTACAGGTGGGAAATTACGAGGTTCTGTTTCTGGCGGTGGATCCTTGCCTTTTCATATTGATGAATTTTTTAATACCATTAAAATTCCTGTATTCGAGGGATATGGATTGACCGAAACATCTCCGGGACTTGCTTTTAGAACACCAAAACACTTTGTAGTTGGTAGTGTAGGACGGATGTTTCCTGATACTGAAATTCTACTAAAAGACTTTGAAACGGGAGATGTGATATATCCTCCCAAAAAAGGAATCAAAGGCGAAATTTATGTGCGAGGACCACAGATCATGAAGGGATACTACAAACGTCCCGAAGCCACAGCAAAAGTTTTGACATACGATGGTTGGTTGAACACAGGAGATCTTGGAATCATGACTTTCAATGATACGCTAAAAATTGTAGGAAGAACAAAGGAAACGATTGTTCTGCTTAATGGTGAAAATATTGAACCTGTCCCTATTGAAAACAAACTTATACAATCGCAATTGATTGATCAAGTAATGGTTGTGGGACAGGACCAAAAGTATTTAGGTGCCTTGATACTCCCTTCGCTAGATAAGTTTTCAAATTACGGATCCACTTACGAACAACTTGCAATTAATAATGTAGTCCAAGAGAAAATTGAACAGGAAGTTAAAAATTTGATTCGCATAGAGAATGGTTTTAAAAGTTTTGAAAAGATCGTTGAGGTGCGACTCCTTCCAAAATCTTTTGAGGTAGGTGATGAATTGTCTGCCAAACTTTCTGTGAAAAGACATGTGGTTGCAGCAAAATACGAATCTCTAATTAATTCAATGTATGATGGTAAATCACAATTAAAGGTTCTCATCAAAAAGTAA
- a CDS encoding MarR family winged helix-turn-helix transcriptional regulator: protein MKYSHEDLKQIGLSCLNLSLRRTSRLVTSYYDIMLKPSGLRITQFTVLAGIAYEKDLSITDLANLTDIDRTTLQRSLEILNRDELIKIEKKDIGNVRSISLTKKGETKLAKAMDLWKQTQELITENLGKSEFKQTLKILAELRNIPVLQIDSVEE from the coding sequence ATGAAATATTCACACGAAGACTTAAAACAAATTGGGTTATCTTGTTTGAACCTGAGCCTTCGTCGAACTAGTCGATTGGTTACAAGCTATTATGATATAATGTTAAAACCATCAGGACTTAGGATTACACAATTTACTGTTCTTGCAGGTATCGCTTATGAAAAGGATCTAAGTATTACTGACCTTGCAAATCTAACGGATATAGACAGGACTACTTTGCAACGAAGTTTAGAAATTCTAAACCGAGATGAGTTAATTAAAATCGAAAAAAAAGATATTGGAAATGTCCGTAGCATTTCACTTACAAAAAAAGGAGAAACTAAACTGGCAAAGGCGATGGATCTTTGGAAACAAACGCAAGAGTTGATCACGGAAAATTTAGGAAAATCTGAATTTAAACAAACATTAAAAATTTTAGCCGAATTAAGAAACATTCCTGTCTTACAGATAGATTCTGTAGAGGAATGA
- a CDS encoding methyltransferase domain-containing protein, with the protein MPTNIESDTFDAVQNYYGKVLQTNKDLKTTACCSIETMPQSYLPFLSKIHSNVKDKFYGCGSPFPPALSGRTILDLGCGTGRDAYLLSQLVGESGSVIGIDMTKEQLDVAISYLEYHRKEFGYQKSNVTFLEGYIENLKSCGIEDNSIDLVVSNCVTNLSPNKKLVFSEIFRVLKPGGELYFSDVFSDQRIPNELKEDPVLLGECLGGALYTEDFRRLLLQLGVNDFRIVSQFKINLLNPEIEKKVGNINFYSITFRAFKIPLEDRCEDYGQVAYYQGTIDGFPHSFTLDDHHVFTTGKPMLVCGNTADMVSTTHYKDHFKIIGDKSKHFGLFDCGPNPVAASSGDQTSGACC; encoded by the coding sequence ATGCCCACAAATATTGAATCAGATACTTTCGACGCCGTACAAAACTATTATGGAAAAGTTCTCCAAACAAATAAAGATTTAAAAACAACCGCTTGCTGCAGCATAGAAACAATGCCGCAATCCTATTTGCCATTCCTTTCCAAAATCCATTCAAATGTAAAAGATAAATTTTATGGATGTGGCTCTCCCTTCCCACCAGCATTATCCGGAAGAACTATATTGGATTTAGGATGTGGTACAGGAAGAGACGCCTATCTATTATCGCAATTAGTTGGTGAATCCGGATCAGTGATTGGAATTGATATGACGAAGGAACAGTTGGATGTAGCGATTTCTTATCTTGAATACCATCGTAAAGAATTTGGTTACCAAAAATCCAACGTTACATTTTTAGAAGGTTATATAGAAAACTTAAAGTCCTGCGGAATTGAGGATAACTCCATAGATTTAGTTGTATCCAACTGCGTCACAAACTTATCACCTAACAAAAAGCTTGTCTTTTCTGAAATTTTCCGAGTCCTGAAACCAGGAGGTGAATTGTATTTTTCCGATGTTTTCTCTGATCAAAGAATTCCCAATGAATTAAAAGAGGATCCAGTTTTGCTTGGTGAATGTTTAGGTGGAGCCTTATATACAGAAGATTTTCGAAGATTACTCTTACAATTAGGTGTAAACGATTTTCGTATTGTATCGCAGTTTAAAATCAACTTACTAAACCCTGAGATCGAAAAGAAAGTTGGAAATATTAATTTTTATTCCATTACATTCAGAGCTTTTAAAATTCCTTTAGAGGACCGCTGCGAAGACTACGGTCAAGTTGCCTATTACCAAGGTACTATTGATGGGTTCCCACATTCTTTTACTTTAGATGACCACCATGTTTTTACAACAGGGAAACCAATGTTAGTTTGTGGAAATACAGCAGACATGGTCTCTACAACTCATTATAAAGATCATTTCAAAATCATTGGGGACAAATCTAAACATTTTGGACTTTTTGATTGTGGTCCAAACCCGGTGGCTGCAAGTTCAGGTGACCAAACATCCGGTGCTTGTTGTTGA
- a CDS encoding EAL domain-containing response regulator yields MVANELTFLVIEDDDFQREVIVDILGRLGSKNIQEARTGTEALNILKDSTLSSIDIILCDLNMPEMDGMEFLRHIGNSHSSIATIIMSALDGALIESVRKMASAYGIYLLGAIEKPITPAQLEALFSIYKSRESKQKQEFKHGSLFTLGEILEGLTNGDFVPFFQPKIHLATGKLIGAEALARWRHPQRGVIAPYAFIDLLEKSGHIDILTFTMLEQSAKACKLIHEKGHEISISVNLSLTSLADIKLADKITHIVLESGVNPKFIILEITETAAMTDMAPALENLARLRMKGFGLSIDDYGTGYSSMQQISRIAFTELKIDQSFVREMTTSNVSKVLINSSIEMATKLQMKCTAEGIETKNDWEQLKSMNCELGQGYYIAKPMSLDEFLKFCEQNLN; encoded by the coding sequence ATGGTTGCAAATGAATTAACTTTTCTAGTGATAGAAGACGATGACTTCCAAAGAGAAGTCATTGTAGATATTTTAGGACGATTAGGTTCTAAAAACATTCAGGAAGCTCGTACTGGAACGGAAGCACTCAATATTCTGAAGGATTCCACCTTAAGTTCGATCGATATCATTCTTTGCGATTTAAATATGCCGGAAATGGATGGGATGGAGTTTCTTAGACATATTGGAAATTCTCATTCTTCCATTGCCACAATTATTATGAGTGCTTTGGATGGAGCATTGATTGAATCAGTTAGGAAAATGGCGAGCGCCTATGGGATTTATTTACTTGGCGCGATTGAAAAACCAATTACACCAGCTCAACTAGAAGCTCTATTCTCTATTTACAAATCTCGTGAATCAAAACAAAAACAAGAATTCAAACATGGATCTCTTTTTACATTAGGTGAAATTCTCGAAGGACTAACCAATGGTGATTTCGTTCCATTCTTCCAACCAAAAATACATTTGGCTACTGGTAAATTGATTGGTGCGGAAGCTTTAGCAAGGTGGAGACATCCGCAACGGGGAGTTATAGCACCATATGCATTTATCGATTTATTAGAAAAATCAGGTCACATAGACATTCTGACATTTACTATGTTAGAACAATCAGCTAAGGCCTGTAAATTGATTCATGAAAAAGGACACGAGATATCAATTTCAGTTAATCTTTCTCTAACTTCATTAGCTGACATTAAACTTGCAGATAAAATTACTCACATTGTGTTAGAATCAGGAGTGAACCCCAAATTTATTATACTCGAAATTACAGAAACAGCGGCTATGACGGATATGGCACCCGCTCTTGAAAACCTAGCACGACTTCGTATGAAAGGATTTGGGTTATCGATCGATGATTATGGAACTGGATATTCAAGTATGCAGCAAATTTCTCGCATTGCATTTACTGAATTAAAGATAGACCAATCTTTTGTTCGAGAAATGACCACTAGCAATGTATCAAAAGTTCTCATCAATTCAAGTATCGAAATGGCAACAAAACTTCAAATGAAATGTACAGCAGAAGGCATTGAAACAAAAAATGATTGGGAACAACTGAAAAGTATGAATTGTGAATTAGGCCAAGGTTACTATATCGCAAAACCTATGAGCTTAGATGAGTTTTTAAAATTTTGTGAACAAAATTTAAATTAG
- a CDS encoding STAS/SEC14 domain-containing protein: protein MIIFQCPTAVTEYQEDKKIVVLTQTGKNTGASLRDSLDKGVEALIQNKAVKWLSDNRNMGTHTAEDVEWVNNDWTPRAIKAGWKKWALVQPQSALSAMSEKNLVDFFATNGIEVKIFETPEEGFKWLESV, encoded by the coding sequence ATGATTATATTTCAATGCCCTACAGCAGTTACTGAATACCAGGAAGATAAAAAGATCGTTGTTCTAACTCAAACTGGTAAAAATACTGGGGCTAGTTTAAGAGACAGTTTGGATAAAGGTGTCGAAGCTCTCATTCAAAATAAAGCAGTCAAATGGTTGTCCGACAATCGAAATATGGGGACACATACTGCAGAAGATGTAGAATGGGTGAACAACGACTGGACTCCGAGAGCAATCAAAGCTGGTTGGAAAAAATGGGCACTTGTTCAACCACAATCTGCACTGTCCGCTATGTCTGAAAAAAACCTTGTAGATTTTTTTGCTACTAACGGTATAGAAGTCAAAATTTTTGAAACTCCTGAAGAAGGATTTAAGTGGTTGGAGTCAGTTTAG
- a CDS encoding DUF2306 domain-containing protein, translating into MASSSKKDYFIIGSLLFLSLVPGIAGGVRIFNLLTGVGFTVENQRFFNDPIPVLIHIVAVIFFSFLGVVQFAPGFRKKHLVWHRISGRVLVFTGLLSAVSGLWLTLVYPRVPTDGDWLFGIRMVVGVWMTICLLVAFVFVRKKKITEHSHWMTRGYAIGMGAGTQVFTHLPWFLLVGGDPAGIPRDLMMGAGWLINFLFAEWIIRKNER; encoded by the coding sequence ATGGCATCAAGTTCTAAGAAAGATTATTTCATCATCGGCTCTCTTCTTTTTTTAAGTTTAGTTCCAGGAATTGCCGGCGGCGTGCGAATTTTTAATCTGCTGACTGGTGTTGGTTTTACAGTGGAAAACCAAAGATTTTTTAATGATCCGATTCCAGTTTTGATTCATATTGTTGCAGTAATATTCTTTAGTTTTTTGGGTGTCGTTCAGTTTGCACCAGGGTTTCGAAAAAAACATTTGGTTTGGCATCGAATTTCTGGAAGGGTACTCGTTTTTACGGGACTTCTCTCTGCGGTCTCTGGATTGTGGCTTACTCTTGTGTATCCTAGAGTTCCAACTGATGGAGATTGGTTGTTTGGAATTCGTATGGTAGTTGGTGTTTGGATGACCATATGTTTGTTAGTTGCTTTTGTTTTTGTTCGCAAGAAAAAAATTACGGAACATAGTCATTGGATGACTCGCGGTTATGCCATTGGGATGGGAGCAGGTACACAGGTTTTTACACATTTGCCTTGGTTTTTGTTGGTAGGAGGGGATCCTGCAGGTATTCCAAGAGATTTGATGATGGGTGCTGGTTGGCTGATTAATTTTTTATTTGCAGAATGGATTATCAGGAAAAACGAAAGGTAA